The Streptomyces pactum genome contains a region encoding:
- a CDS encoding ABC transporter permease, whose protein sequence is MSALDLDLTTAPPERGRLYWLISDCGNVVRRGLTHYQRQPVNIAWQLGFPILSVLLYGYVFGSAMTVPGGGDYKDFLMPGMFVMTMAFGFINTATVVVYDSTKGVIDRFRSMPMASSAVVAGRGVTDLVVACAELTILMLTALAMGWRPDGGWGFVAAFGLLLWLRFALIWLGVWLGLLVPNPEAAGGLFAVAFPLTMISSIFVAPQLMPDWLGWVAAWNPISSTAAAARELFGTPVGGGDSWVEQHALLMAGVWPVVLTALFLPLAVRRFQRLSR, encoded by the coding sequence ATGAGCGCTCTCGACCTGGACCTGACGACGGCCCCGCCCGAGCGCGGCCGCCTCTACTGGCTGATCTCCGACTGCGGCAACGTCGTCCGCCGCGGCCTGACCCACTACCAGCGCCAGCCCGTCAACATCGCCTGGCAGCTCGGCTTCCCGATCCTGTCCGTCCTCCTCTACGGCTACGTCTTCGGCAGCGCGATGACGGTGCCGGGCGGCGGGGACTACAAGGACTTCCTGATGCCGGGCATGTTCGTGATGACCATGGCGTTCGGCTTCATCAACACCGCGACCGTCGTCGTCTACGACTCGACCAAGGGCGTCATCGACCGGTTCCGCTCCATGCCGATGGCCTCCTCCGCGGTGGTGGCGGGGCGTGGGGTGACCGATCTCGTGGTCGCCTGTGCCGAGTTGACGATCCTGATGCTGACGGCGCTGGCCATGGGCTGGCGCCCGGACGGCGGCTGGGGCTTCGTGGCGGCGTTCGGTCTGCTGCTGTGGCTGCGGTTCGCGCTGATCTGGCTCGGCGTGTGGCTCGGGCTGCTGGTCCCCAACCCGGAGGCGGCGGGCGGCCTGTTCGCGGTGGCGTTCCCGCTGACCATGATCTCCAGCATCTTCGTCGCTCCGCAGCTCATGCCCGACTGGCTGGGCTGGGTGGCCGCCTGGAACCCCATCTCGTCCACGGCGGCGGCGGCCCGCGAACTGTTCGGCACGCCGGTCGGCGGCGGTGACTCGTGGGTCGAGCAGCACGCGCTGCTGATGGCGGGCGTGTGGCCGGTGGTACTGACGGCGCTCTTCCTGCCGCTGGCGGTGCGGCGCTTCCAGCGGCTCAGCAGGTAG
- the serC gene encoding phosphoserine transaminase yields MAEIQIPADMKPADGRFGAGPSKVRVEALDALAATGTSLLGTSHRQAPVKNLVGKVREGISELFRLPDGYEVILGNGGSTAFWDVATHGLIENKSQHLSFGEFSSKFAKAAKLAPWLAEPTVVSSDPGTHPEARAEAGVDVYAFTHNETSTGVAMPIKRVAGADEGSLVLVDATSGAGGLPVDIAETDVYYFAPQKSFASDGGLWIGVFSPAAIERAERIHASGRHVPEFFSLPTAIDNSRKNQTYNTPALATLFLLGEQLDWMNGQGGLDFTTGRTKDSSTRLYTWAEEAKYATPFVSDPAKRSQVIGTIDFADDIDAAAVAKVLRANGVVDTEPYRKLGRNQLRVAMFPAIDPADVEALTKCVDYVIEKL; encoded by the coding sequence GTGGCTGAGATCCAGATTCCTGCTGACATGAAGCCCGCCGACGGTCGTTTCGGCGCTGGTCCCTCCAAGGTGCGGGTGGAGGCGCTGGACGCCCTGGCCGCCACCGGTACGTCCCTGCTCGGCACCTCCCACCGCCAGGCGCCCGTCAAGAACCTGGTCGGCAAGGTCCGTGAGGGCATCTCCGAGCTGTTCCGGCTCCCCGACGGCTACGAGGTGATCCTCGGCAACGGCGGCTCCACCGCGTTCTGGGACGTCGCGACCCACGGCCTGATCGAGAACAAGTCGCAGCACCTGAGTTTCGGCGAGTTCTCCTCCAAGTTCGCCAAGGCCGCCAAGCTGGCGCCCTGGCTGGCCGAGCCGACGGTCGTCTCCTCCGACCCGGGCACCCACCCCGAGGCGCGGGCCGAGGCCGGCGTGGACGTGTACGCGTTCACGCACAACGAGACCTCGACCGGCGTCGCCATGCCCATCAAGCGTGTCGCCGGCGCGGACGAGGGCTCCCTCGTGCTGGTCGACGCCACCTCCGGCGCCGGCGGCCTGCCCGTCGACATCGCCGAGACCGACGTCTACTACTTCGCCCCGCAGAAGTCCTTCGCCTCCGACGGCGGCCTGTGGATCGGCGTGTTCTCCCCGGCCGCCATCGAGCGCGCCGAGCGGATCCACGCGAGCGGCCGGCACGTCCCGGAGTTCTTCTCGCTGCCGACCGCGATCGACAACTCCCGCAAGAACCAGACGTACAACACCCCGGCGCTGGCCACCCTGTTCCTGCTGGGCGAGCAGCTCGACTGGATGAACGGCCAGGGCGGCCTGGACTTCACCACCGGCCGCACCAAGGACTCCTCGACCCGCCTGTACACCTGGGCGGAGGAGGCCAAGTACGCCACGCCGTTCGTCTCGGACCCGGCCAAGCGCTCGCAGGTCATCGGCACGATCGACTTCGCCGACGACATCGACGCCGCCGCCGTCGCCAAGGTGCTGCGCGCCAACGGCGTCGTCGACACCGAGCCGTACCGCAAGCTCGGCCGCAACCAGTTGCGCGTCGCGATGTTCCCGGCGATCGACCCGGCGGACGTCGAGGCACTCACGAAGTGCGTCGACTACGTGATCGAGAAGCTCTGA